From Zhongshania aliphaticivorans, one genomic window encodes:
- a CDS encoding TonB-dependent receptor, which translates to MLKRCIPKFLSSACCAALLLLPSTLHSAVLEEVIVTAQLREQSLQDVPVSVSAMSGEKMMEAGLNKIQDLQAYVPNLTMSENGIGTAIYIRGIGSGINQGFEQSVGMYVDGVYYGRAQLARAPFLDLARVEVLRGPQNILYGKNSIAGAISIITARPSDEFEGMVSAVYEPEYDEQVFDLMLSGPVSDTVGLRFSARKREFGGYVENLTLGRNEPHSEEETLRLKLVWDAADDLTVTVKGEVGAFDVLGRQVEIIDDGASNSSNPLFAGRTYAEITDDTQVPGVLAIDSHDSVRNNHQDFKRSSNGDYSFNDTLNFTLSADWQRDEHVFTATTAYVAYEYDDLCDCDFTAAEGFKLVLKEEYEQISQEFRWMSPLGRDWEYIAGLYFQKNELYFFDSIIVDSDLIVQLLNAADATEGGARGDRDPNPLASSPEEIVGIGDAGNAIANLTSPRNFNSDSMLGSGFMQATWNMREDLRLTLGGRYSYEKKTGSRKFRFGYLDYSERPFGETDTVSAISFAAERHDLKGDRQESQFSPSINLQFDFSPDIMTYLTWSRGFKSGGFDARSNASPSADPVPQNPNAPADMSPRPVLIGTFEYEEEEAESIELGAKMSLFDSAAELNVALFNTRYDNLQVSVFDGTLGFNVGNAASAITRGVELDGRWQITESLMLAGALALLDFEFEDYQNGQCLAGQPPTAADGVNCDYSGKTNQYVADWAGNVLLAWRAPLTATLGIGISLDAIFTDDYNPSQNLDPVVAQDGYVKWNGRIGIGALDKRWDVALVGKNLTNETIVTYANDTPTSYTIFGSKGHYAFLEAPRSIALQANYHW; encoded by the coding sequence ATGCTTAAGCGCTGTATCCCTAAATTTCTTAGTAGTGCCTGTTGTGCTGCTTTACTGCTTCTACCATCTACTCTTCATAGTGCTGTACTAGAAGAGGTCATTGTTACGGCGCAATTGCGTGAGCAAAGTCTCCAAGATGTGCCGGTTTCAGTCAGCGCGATGTCGGGCGAGAAAATGATGGAGGCGGGGCTAAATAAGATTCAGGATCTTCAGGCTTATGTGCCGAATCTGACCATGTCCGAGAACGGCATTGGAACAGCTATTTATATTCGTGGTATTGGTTCAGGTATTAATCAGGGCTTTGAGCAGTCAGTTGGTATGTATGTCGATGGTGTTTATTATGGTCGAGCTCAGCTTGCTCGCGCGCCCTTTCTAGATCTTGCTCGTGTTGAAGTACTCCGCGGGCCACAGAATATACTCTATGGTAAGAACAGCATCGCTGGCGCGATCAGTATCATTACCGCTAGACCCAGTGATGAGTTTGAAGGCATGGTGTCGGCCGTATACGAGCCGGAATACGATGAACAGGTTTTTGATCTCATGTTGTCGGGCCCAGTTTCCGATACGGTGGGTTTACGTTTTTCGGCGCGCAAACGTGAATTTGGCGGTTATGTTGAGAATCTCACCCTCGGTCGCAATGAGCCTCACAGCGAAGAAGAAACCTTGCGCCTGAAGCTGGTGTGGGACGCCGCCGACGATCTAACAGTGACGGTGAAAGGAGAAGTCGGGGCATTCGACGTCCTGGGTCGTCAGGTAGAAATAATTGATGACGGCGCGTCAAACAGCTCTAACCCCCTATTTGCTGGGCGGACTTATGCCGAGATCACTGATGACACTCAAGTGCCTGGTGTATTGGCTATTGATAGCCATGATTCCGTGCGCAATAACCATCAAGATTTCAAGCGTTCCTCAAATGGCGATTATAGTTTCAATGACACTTTAAACTTCACCCTGAGCGCAGATTGGCAGCGTGATGAGCACGTGTTCACGGCTACCACGGCCTACGTGGCTTATGAGTATGATGACCTTTGTGATTGTGATTTTACCGCGGCGGAAGGCTTTAAGCTGGTACTGAAGGAAGAGTACGAGCAGATCAGTCAGGAGTTTCGCTGGATGTCGCCGCTTGGTCGGGATTGGGAATACATTGCCGGCCTTTATTTTCAGAAAAATGAGCTGTATTTTTTCGATAGCATTATTGTTGATTCCGATCTCATCGTGCAGTTATTAAATGCGGCTGATGCAACGGAAGGTGGCGCGCGAGGCGATCGTGACCCTAATCCGCTGGCAAGCTCGCCAGAGGAGATCGTTGGCATTGGTGACGCGGGGAATGCGATCGCCAATTTGACGTCGCCGCGCAATTTTAACAGCGACTCGATGTTGGGCTCGGGCTTTATGCAAGCTACGTGGAATATGCGTGAAGATTTGCGCTTGACCTTGGGTGGTCGCTATTCCTATGAGAAAAAGACCGGCAGCCGCAAATTCCGCTTTGGCTATTTAGATTACAGCGAGCGTCCCTTTGGTGAGACCGATACCGTTTCGGCTATTAGTTTTGCGGCCGAGCGTCACGATCTCAAGGGCGACCGGCAAGAGTCGCAGTTTTCGCCGTCGATTAATCTGCAGTTCGATTTTAGCCCGGATATCATGACGTATTTAACATGGAGTAGGGGATTTAAATCCGGCGGCTTTGATGCGCGCTCAAACGCCTCGCCGAGTGCTGATCCGGTGCCACAAAATCCCAATGCGCCAGCTGATATGAGTCCTAGGCCGGTATTGATTGGTACTTTCGAATACGAGGAAGAGGAGGCCGAAAGTATAGAGCTGGGCGCAAAGATGTCGCTGTTCGACAGCGCGGCTGAGCTGAATGTTGCGCTATTCAATACGCGTTACGATAATCTTCAGGTTAGCGTTTTTGATGGAACCTTGGGGTTTAATGTGGGTAATGCGGCGAGCGCGATTACTCGGGGCGTGGAGTTGGATGGCCGCTGGCAAATCACTGAGTCGCTGATGTTAGCGGGTGCGCTGGCATTGTTGGATTTCGAGTTCGAAGACTACCAAAATGGCCAGTGTCTTGCGGGTCAGCCGCCGACTGCGGCCGATGGTGTCAATTGTGATTACTCTGGAAAAACCAATCAGTATGTTGCTGACTGGGCGGGAAATGTGTTGCTGGCGTGGCGAGCGCCGCTCACCGCTACGCTTGGTATTGGTATTAGCTTGGATGCCATTTTCACCGATGATTACAACCCGTCGCAGAACCTCGACCCGGTGGTTGCTCAAGATGGTTATGTGAAGTGGAACGGCCGTATCGGCATTGGCGCTTTGGATAAGCGTTGGGATGTTGCCTTAGTCGGTAAAAATCTGACAAACGAAACCATTGTCACCTACGCGAATGATACTCCTACGTCGTATACCATCTTCGGTTCAAAAGGGCATTATGCCTTTTTGGAGGCGCCTCGGAGCATCGCCTTACAGGCGAATTACCACTGGTAG
- a CDS encoding DedA family protein, with translation MDAILAWISDNPSYSHYLVFSLACFEAAVGIGLFIPGAVLLSIAVFLYTQQLIRIEELLPLAFAGAAIGDQSGYWIGRWIGPAFHTTAFAGRNRQHIERAETLIRRYGWGAILIGRIIPAIRSIVPLITGISGYSALKYILFDLLAVGIWTLLLGLAVVGTSGLFAS, from the coding sequence TTGGATGCCATTCTTGCATGGATAAGTGACAACCCCAGCTACAGCCACTATTTGGTGTTTAGCCTCGCCTGCTTTGAGGCCGCCGTAGGGATAGGTCTATTTATCCCCGGCGCAGTACTACTAAGCATCGCAGTGTTTCTTTACACACAGCAGCTTATTCGCATCGAAGAGCTACTTCCGCTCGCGTTTGCCGGTGCAGCAATTGGCGACCAAAGTGGCTATTGGATTGGACGGTGGATCGGCCCAGCATTCCACACCACCGCTTTTGCAGGACGAAATCGACAACACATTGAACGCGCTGAAACTTTAATTCGTCGTTACGGCTGGGGCGCTATTTTAATAGGGCGAATAATTCCCGCAATCCGGAGTATTGTTCCACTCATAACCGGTATCAGTGGCTACAGTGCTCTAAAATACATTCTTTTTGATTTACTGGCCGTTGGCATCTGGACCTTATTACTGGGTTTGGCCGTGGTCGGCACTAGCGGATTATTTGCCAGCTGA
- a CDS encoding Fic family protein, whose amino-acid sequence MRTVIGYSWLKEQYQLPVIDLWQHCYIDSSTRGRTQQDLGTHRIQLFEKRYQPDNSLVGHLQFALRYEGVNLQLLALLFPAIATEPLVDWISQSPNSAYARRVCFLYEWLCASQLPIDEPVTSRPRYVDVVDTELQFGSGVSQRDTRYRVVNNLLGTPDFCPMVRRTNFLTDMINKDLRQRTRETLAQYDQDLLRRAAAFLYLKETQSSFEVEREKPSADRAQRFADLLREADTSLDVTEDRLVELQQAVVDARFHEFTWRQQQNWVGRDLGYRQQIDFVPPRPEDVPALMMGLQETSARARLLNFVQSTVGDGIVSEAENEAMRLKCDPVVYAAIIAFGFVFIHPFMDGNGRIHRYLIHDVLANAGFTPKGIVLPVSAVILANLDEYIEVLEAFSKPIRARTHYSPDTPDIHAVGNDAVYFRFFDATEQAEFLYKALERTVEQDLQQEIDFLLGFDKACQSLNKLLDWPAHSLELFVRVVHQGGGRLSKTKQQSHFHWMTAEEIASGEAQVRQSFGMAAS is encoded by the coding sequence ATGAGAACAGTTATAGGCTATAGCTGGCTTAAAGAGCAATACCAACTTCCCGTAATCGATCTATGGCAACATTGTTATATCGATTCTAGTACGCGTGGTCGTACGCAACAGGATCTAGGTACGCATCGTATCCAGTTATTTGAAAAGCGATATCAGCCTGACAATAGTTTAGTGGGCCATCTTCAGTTTGCTTTGCGTTATGAGGGGGTCAACTTACAGTTGCTCGCTTTACTGTTTCCGGCCATCGCAACCGAGCCGTTGGTAGATTGGATAAGCCAAAGCCCCAACTCTGCCTATGCGCGGCGAGTGTGCTTCCTGTACGAATGGTTATGTGCAAGTCAGTTACCAATCGATGAACCAGTAACATCTCGCCCCCGTTATGTAGATGTGGTTGATACCGAGCTTCAGTTTGGCTCAGGTGTTTCCCAGCGGGATACACGTTATCGCGTAGTGAATAACTTGCTCGGTACACCTGACTTTTGTCCGATGGTGCGTCGAACCAACTTCCTTACGGATATGATTAACAAAGACTTGCGGCAGCGAACGCGAGAGACCTTGGCTCAGTACGATCAAGATCTACTGCGCCGGGCGGCAGCATTTTTGTATTTAAAGGAAACTCAGTCTTCCTTTGAAGTAGAGCGTGAGAAGCCCTCTGCAGATCGGGCTCAGCGCTTTGCAGACCTGTTACGCGAAGCCGACACCAGCTTAGATGTTACAGAAGACCGATTAGTAGAGTTGCAGCAAGCAGTGGTTGATGCGCGATTCCATGAGTTTACTTGGCGTCAGCAACAGAATTGGGTGGGCAGAGATCTCGGCTACAGACAACAGATCGACTTCGTACCTCCGCGACCAGAAGATGTTCCCGCCTTGATGATGGGCTTGCAAGAAACCTCCGCACGCGCAAGGCTGCTTAACTTTGTGCAAAGTACGGTTGGCGACGGTATCGTCTCAGAAGCGGAAAATGAGGCGATGCGGCTCAAATGTGATCCAGTCGTATATGCTGCAATTATCGCCTTTGGTTTCGTGTTTATTCATCCATTCATGGATGGTAATGGCCGTATCCACCGCTACTTGATACATGATGTATTGGCTAACGCCGGGTTTACTCCCAAGGGAATTGTCCTACCTGTTTCCGCAGTAATTTTAGCGAATCTCGATGAATACATAGAGGTGTTGGAGGCTTTTTCAAAACCGATTAGGGCGCGCACCCATTATTCGCCAGATACACCGGATATTCATGCAGTGGGTAATGACGCCGTGTACTTCCGTTTCTTTGACGCAACGGAGCAGGCAGAGTTTTTATATAAAGCCTTAGAGCGCACTGTTGAGCAAGATCTACAGCAAGAGATAGACTTTCTCCTTGGTTTCGACAAAGCCTGTCAATCATTGAATAAGCTGCTCGACTGGCCTGCTCATAGTCTTGAGCTATTTGTGCGGGTAGTGCATCAAGGCGGCGGCCGGCTTTCTAAAACCAAGCAGCAAAGTCACTTTCATTGGATGACCGCAGAAGAGATTGCCAGTGGAGAAGCGCAAGTTCGTCAGTCCTTCGGTATGGCGGCAAGTTAA
- a CDS encoding tyrosine-type recombinase/integrase, with translation MASIRKLKSGKFQAIVRLKNLKPVYGTFPTKSKAKQWAQSVESDTALARKLAYKGELPLEHAVQIDSGKGTLSCVVPTFDKWIDDYYLAVAKKGDASAFGRVSYWRKLFSGQLVTDITPEDVDDALIALSAKGPSGKPLTGSTPNRYKSNLSSAFIEFNKHPVFKRLRFSNPVNSEFVSSFSENPAKNRFLSPQEQKRLLAVAEQSHWDRLHLLVLFALTTGARRGELLGLTWQDIDFNKLRLTAETMVNYLFSR, from the coding sequence ATGGCGTCTATCCGCAAGCTGAAAAGTGGAAAATTTCAGGCTATCGTGCGCCTAAAAAACCTCAAGCCTGTCTACGGCACCTTCCCAACAAAATCTAAAGCCAAACAATGGGCGCAATCTGTCGAATCGGATACTGCACTGGCTCGCAAACTGGCTTACAAAGGCGAGCTTCCACTAGAACATGCTGTTCAAATTGACTCCGGCAAGGGCACACTGTCTTGCGTGGTGCCGACCTTCGACAAATGGATCGACGATTACTATTTAGCTGTAGCCAAGAAAGGCGACGCTTCAGCATTCGGCAGAGTAAGCTATTGGCGGAAGCTATTTAGCGGGCAATTGGTCACCGACATTACCCCAGAAGATGTCGACGATGCTCTTATAGCCCTGTCCGCCAAAGGTCCAAGCGGCAAACCACTCACGGGCTCCACACCCAACCGCTATAAAAGCAACCTCTCCAGTGCGTTTATAGAGTTCAATAAACATCCTGTCTTCAAGCGGCTGCGATTTTCCAACCCCGTTAACAGCGAGTTTGTTTCAAGCTTTTCAGAAAACCCGGCCAAGAATCGCTTTTTATCTCCACAAGAGCAAAAGCGATTGCTGGCCGTCGCCGAACAGTCCCACTGGGACCGCCTACATTTGCTGGTCTTATTCGCACTAACTACCGGCGCCCGCCGGGGAGAGCTGCTTGGCTTGACATGGCAAGACATCGATTTCAACAAACTGCGGCTTACTGCTGAAACTATGGTTAATTATCTTTTTTCACGGTGA
- the uvrB gene encoding excinuclease ABC subunit UvrB, translating into MSKPFQVVSKFAPAGDQPAAIAGLIEGVNAGLHAQTLLGVTGSGKTFTIANVIESLQRPTIVMAPNKTLAAQLYGEFKEFFPNNAVEYFVSYYDYYQPEAYVAASDTFIEKDASINDHIEQMRLSATKALMERSDAIIVASVSAIYGLGDPELYFKMILHLVRGERIDQRQLLRRLAELQYTRNDIAFQRGTYRVRGDVIDIFPADSEKDAVRVELFDDEIDSITGFDPLTGESFGIFPRVTIYPKSHYVTPRDTLLKAVDFIEEEMLERLKHLRENDLLVEAQRLEQRTRYDIEMIRELGYCNGIENYSRYLSGREPGAAPPTLFDYLPKDALVVVDESHVTIPQIGAMYKGDRSRKETLVQYGFRLPSALDNRPMRFEEWERLVPQMIMVSATPGNYEAEHSARTVEQVVRPTGLIDPQIEVRPATTQVDDLLSEITKRTDVGERVLVTTLTKRMAEDLAEYLDEHGIRVRYLHSDIDTVERVEIIRDLRLGKFDVLVGINLLREGLDMPEVSLVAILDADKEGFLRSERSLIQTIGRAARNLNGKAILYGDRITGSMERAIGETERRREKQIAHNLKHNITPVGVKKSVEDILDAGAIPGSKGKKHNRQDNRKVAEPSGDYLQDAAVMSTAELAKLLKKLEQDMQKHAKNLEFEAAANVRDKLSEIKQRFFTT; encoded by the coding sequence ATGTCTAAACCTTTTCAAGTAGTGTCTAAATTCGCCCCAGCGGGCGATCAGCCTGCGGCGATTGCCGGCTTGATAGAGGGCGTGAACGCGGGGCTCCATGCCCAGACCCTACTCGGGGTGACGGGCTCAGGTAAAACCTTCACCATTGCCAATGTGATTGAGTCGCTGCAGCGGCCGACTATCGTTATGGCGCCGAATAAGACCTTGGCGGCCCAGCTCTACGGTGAGTTTAAAGAATTCTTCCCCAATAACGCGGTTGAGTACTTCGTGTCTTATTACGATTACTATCAGCCGGAGGCCTATGTTGCGGCTTCAGACACGTTTATCGAAAAAGATGCTTCGATTAACGACCATATTGAGCAAATGCGCTTATCGGCGACTAAGGCGCTGATGGAGCGCTCTGATGCGATTATTGTTGCCTCGGTGTCGGCGATATACGGTTTGGGTGACCCCGAGCTGTATTTCAAAATGATTTTGCATTTGGTGCGGGGCGAGCGAATCGACCAGCGTCAGTTGCTGCGTCGTTTGGCTGAGCTGCAATACACGCGCAATGATATTGCCTTTCAGCGTGGTACCTACCGTGTTCGTGGCGACGTGATCGATATTTTTCCCGCCGACAGCGAAAAAGACGCGGTGCGGGTGGAGTTGTTTGATGACGAAATTGATTCCATCACTGGTTTCGATCCCTTAACAGGGGAGTCTTTTGGGATATTTCCACGCGTCACGATTTACCCCAAAAGCCATTATGTGACCCCTCGGGATACTCTGCTTAAAGCGGTGGATTTTATAGAAGAGGAAATGCTTGAGCGACTGAAGCATCTTCGCGAGAATGATTTGTTGGTAGAAGCTCAGCGTCTTGAGCAGCGCACTCGCTATGATATTGAAATGATTCGCGAGCTGGGCTATTGCAATGGTATAGAAAACTACTCGCGCTATCTTTCCGGTAGAGAGCCTGGCGCAGCGCCGCCGACCTTGTTTGACTACTTGCCTAAAGATGCCTTGGTTGTGGTGGATGAGTCTCATGTGACGATTCCTCAGATCGGGGCCATGTACAAGGGTGACCGCTCACGCAAAGAGACCTTGGTGCAATACGGTTTTCGCCTGCCATCGGCACTGGATAATCGCCCCATGCGCTTTGAAGAGTGGGAGCGCTTGGTGCCGCAAATGATTATGGTGTCGGCCACGCCGGGCAATTACGAGGCAGAGCACTCTGCGCGTACAGTCGAGCAGGTGGTGCGGCCAACCGGTTTGATCGATCCGCAAATTGAAGTGCGACCTGCCACAACGCAGGTCGATGATTTGCTCTCTGAAATCACTAAGCGCACCGACGTGGGTGAGCGGGTGCTGGTCACGACGCTCACCAAGCGTATGGCAGAGGATTTGGCTGAGTATTTAGATGAGCACGGTATTCGCGTTCGCTACCTTCACTCCGATATAGATACGGTCGAGCGAGTAGAGATTATCCGCGATCTGCGTTTGGGTAAATTCGATGTGTTGGTGGGGATCAACCTGTTACGAGAAGGTTTGGATATGCCTGAGGTCTCGTTGGTGGCGATTTTGGATGCCGACAAAGAAGGCTTTCTGCGCTCCGAGCGTTCATTAATCCAAACTATTGGTCGCGCAGCACGTAACCTCAACGGCAAGGCAATTCTTTATGGCGACCGCATCACTGGCTCAATGGAGCGTGCCATTGGTGAAACCGAACGTCGCCGCGAGAAGCAAATCGCCCACAACTTAAAACACAATATCACGCCTGTTGGTGTTAAAAAGTCAGTAGAAGATATTCTCGACGCTGGCGCGATCCCTGGCTCAAAAGGCAAAAAGCACAATCGCCAAGACAATCGCAAAGTAGCTGAGCCTTCCGGAGACTACTTGCAGGATGCGGCGGTGATGTCGACAGCCGAACTGGCCAAGCTCCTTAAAAAGCTCGAGCAAGATATGCAAAAACATGCCAAAAATCTCGAGTTTGAAGCGGCAGCCAATGTGCGCGATAAATTATCAGAAATTAAACAACGGTTTTTTACCACCTAG
- a CDS encoding DUF2780 domain-containing protein, producing MKKTLCIAVFCAFSLQANAGFWDSLTSIFSSPEPAPTEESKPAKTSPAEKTGSITTTTTSTTTSNASSSEVSISSSVSLDANTAAAANQTATGSMIQTGIQLLPLLSQTLGVSTSQATGGMGALLQTAQSLLSGNDFNVIANAIPGASGLLNAAPAVTATAKGEGGLLGSAMKMATDSNPSLKAGAQLVSQFKSLGMGAEMIPKFTDVGSNYLKQNGNPEASILLDAAISGAM from the coding sequence ATGAAAAAAACACTATGTATCGCCGTATTTTGCGCATTTAGCCTGCAAGCCAACGCTGGTTTCTGGGACAGCCTAACAAGTATCTTTAGCTCACCAGAGCCAGCACCAACAGAAGAAAGTAAGCCAGCCAAGACATCGCCCGCCGAGAAAACCGGCAGCATTACTACAACCACCACAAGCACAACGACAAGCAACGCATCGAGCAGCGAAGTAAGTATAAGCAGCAGCGTATCCCTTGACGCCAACACCGCCGCAGCGGCCAATCAAACCGCTACCGGCAGCATGATTCAAACAGGCATTCAACTACTGCCACTACTAAGCCAAACACTCGGCGTAAGCACATCACAAGCTACCGGTGGTATGGGCGCCTTGCTGCAGACCGCACAAAGCTTATTATCTGGAAATGACTTTAACGTCATCGCCAACGCCATTCCCGGTGCGAGTGGTCTACTCAACGCCGCGCCAGCAGTGACTGCTACCGCCAAGGGTGAAGGCGGCTTACTTGGCAGCGCAATGAAAATGGCAACTGACTCCAACCCTTCTTTAAAAGCAGGAGCGCAGCTGGTCTCCCAATTTAAATCATTGGGCATGGGCGCGGAGATGATTCCTAAGTTTACTGATGTAGGTAGCAATTATCTAAAGCAAAACGGTAATCCAGAGGCGAGTATTTTGTTGGATGCCGCGATTTCCGGGGCGATGTGA
- the thrS gene encoding threonine--tRNA ligase, whose translation MPVITLPDASQRVFDNPVTVADVAMDIGAGLAKAALAGRVNGSLVDTSYLISEDAELGIITERDEEGVDIIRHSTAHLLAMAVQDLFPGAQVTIGPVIEDGFYYDFAYERAFTPEDLEKIEARMTELSSADLTVSRKVMSREEAVKAFSDLGEEYKVEIIKDLPGNEDISVYQQGDWMDLCRGPHVPSTGKLSAFKLTKVAGAYWRGDQANAMLQRIYGTAWGNKKALKAYLNRIAEAEKRDHRKVAKKLDLFHMQEEAPGMVFWHPKGWSVYQAIEQYMRDKQRKNDYQEIRTPQVVDISLWEKSGHADKFSDGMFTLSADERTFAVKPMNCPCHVQIFNQGLRSYRDLPLRLAEFGSCHRNEPSGSLHGIMRVRGFTQDDAHIFCTENQIQPEVASFIDFLHEVYADFGFTEVIYRLSTRPEQRVGSEEDWDRAEKALALALDSKGLPWELLPGEGAFYGPKIEFSLKDCIGRVWQLGTIQVDFSMPGRLGAQYVDEAGTRQTPVMLHRAILGSFERFIGILIEHYEGAFPVWLAPVQAVVCNITDNQAEYVTNVQDLLRDCGFRVDADLRNEKIGFKIREHTIQKVPFLFVVGDKEVETQTVSVRARSGEDLGSVSINDLSKLLADSVAKRSRANSEN comes from the coding sequence ATGCCAGTTATTACGCTTCCCGACGCGAGTCAGCGCGTTTTTGATAACCCCGTTACTGTTGCCGATGTCGCCATGGATATTGGTGCGGGCCTTGCCAAGGCTGCACTTGCTGGCCGGGTGAACGGTAGCTTGGTCGACACAAGTTATTTGATTTCGGAAGACGCCGAGCTGGGTATCATTACGGAGCGGGATGAAGAGGGCGTGGATATTATCCGCCACTCCACCGCGCATTTACTGGCGATGGCTGTGCAGGATTTGTTTCCTGGTGCGCAGGTTACTATTGGTCCCGTTATTGAAGATGGCTTCTATTATGACTTTGCCTATGAGCGTGCCTTTACCCCAGAAGATCTAGAAAAAATTGAAGCGCGGATGACTGAATTGTCCTCTGCGGATTTGACTGTGTCGCGCAAGGTGATGAGTCGCGAAGAGGCGGTCAAGGCGTTTAGCGATTTGGGTGAAGAGTACAAAGTCGAAATCATTAAAGACCTGCCGGGCAATGAAGATATCTCTGTTTACCAGCAGGGCGACTGGATGGACTTGTGTCGTGGTCCCCACGTACCCAGCACTGGCAAGTTAAGCGCCTTTAAATTGACCAAGGTTGCTGGCGCCTACTGGCGTGGTGATCAGGCCAATGCGATGTTGCAGCGTATTTACGGCACAGCTTGGGGTAATAAAAAGGCACTTAAAGCCTATTTGAACCGCATTGCCGAAGCTGAAAAGCGCGATCACCGTAAAGTGGCGAAAAAGCTCGATCTTTTCCATATGCAGGAAGAGGCACCGGGTATGGTCTTTTGGCACCCCAAAGGCTGGAGTGTTTATCAGGCGATTGAACAGTATATGCGCGACAAACAGCGCAAAAATGACTACCAAGAAATTCGCACCCCGCAGGTAGTGGATATTTCCCTGTGGGAAAAGTCCGGTCATGCCGACAAATTCAGCGATGGCATGTTTACCCTAAGTGCAGATGAGCGCACTTTTGCCGTTAAGCCCATGAACTGCCCCTGCCATGTGCAGATATTTAATCAGGGCTTGCGCAGCTACCGCGACTTGCCATTGCGCTTGGCGGAGTTTGGCTCCTGCCACCGCAATGAGCCTTCGGGTTCGCTGCACGGTATTATGCGGGTTCGTGGCTTTACTCAGGATGACGCGCATATTTTCTGTACTGAAAATCAAATTCAGCCTGAAGTTGCCTCGTTTATCGATTTCCTTCACGAGGTGTATGCGGACTTTGGCTTTACCGAAGTGATTTATCGTCTTTCAACTCGCCCAGAACAACGGGTCGGTAGTGAAGAAGATTGGGATCGCGCCGAAAAGGCTTTGGCCTTGGCCCTCGATAGCAAAGGTTTGCCGTGGGAATTATTGCCCGGCGAAGGTGCTTTTTATGGTCCTAAAATTGAATTCTCATTAAAAGACTGTATCGGCCGAGTGTGGCAGTTGGGTACGATTCAGGTCGACTTCTCAATGCCGGGTCGTCTTGGCGCTCAGTATGTTGACGAAGCAGGTACTCGGCAAACGCCAGTGATGTTGCACCGGGCAATTTTGGGTTCATTTGAACGATTTATTGGTATTTTGATCGAACACTACGAAGGCGCATTTCCGGTCTGGCTGGCACCCGTTCAGGCGGTTGTTTGTAATATTACGGACAATCAGGCCGAATATGTGACAAATGTGCAAGATTTATTGAGAGATTGTGGCTTTAGAGTCGATGCGGACTTGAGAAATGAGAAGATCGGCTTTAAAATCCGCGAGCACACAATTCAGAAGGTCCCCTTCCTTTTTGTCGTTGGTGACAAAGAGGTAGAAACCCAGACTGTTTCGGTACGTGCACGTAGTGGCGAAGATTTGGGGTCAGTGTCCATTAATGACCTCAGTAAACTCCTCGCAGACAGCGTAGCTAAACGCAGCCGCGCAAATTCGGAGAACTAG
- the infC gene encoding translation initiation factor IF-3 → MKRDNAKGRSKRAPINEEIEANEVRLIDAEGNQVGVVPLAEALKAAQEATLDLVQITDSDPIVCKIMDYGKHVFEAKKQQAAARKNQVRTQVKEVKFRPGTEDGDYQVKLRNLTRFLEHGDKAKVTLRYRGREMAHQELGMQLLKRVEEDLAEFGSVEQFPKMEGRQLTMVIAPKKKK, encoded by the coding sequence ATTAAACGCGATAACGCAAAAGGGCGCAGCAAAAGAGCGCCGATAAACGAAGAAATTGAAGCCAATGAAGTTCGCTTAATTGACGCAGAGGGCAACCAGGTTGGTGTTGTCCCGCTGGCGGAGGCATTGAAAGCCGCGCAAGAAGCGACATTGGACTTAGTTCAGATCACTGATTCAGACCCAATTGTCTGTAAGATCATGGACTACGGCAAACATGTTTTCGAGGCCAAAAAGCAGCAAGCTGCGGCTCGGAAAAACCAAGTTCGAACTCAGGTTAAGGAAGTAAAATTCCGCCCGGGTACGGAAGATGGGGACTATCAGGTAAAACTGCGCAACCTGACACGTTTCTTGGAACACGGAGATAAAGCCAAGGTAACCCTGCGTTACCGCGGTCGTGAGATGGCCCACCAGGAATTGGGAATGCAGCTGTTGAAGCGGGTTGAAGAAGACCTTGCTGAATTCGGTTCTGTAGAACAATTTCCGAAAATGGAAGGTCGTCAATTGACCATGGTCATTGCTCCGAAAAAGAAAAAGTAG
- the rpmI gene encoding 50S ribosomal protein L35, translating into MPKQKVHSGAAKRFKKTGSGYKRKSAHKSHILTKMTTKRKRQLRGTSAVHKSDKVLVDRMLRAI; encoded by the coding sequence ATGCCAAAACAGAAAGTACACAGCGGGGCGGCAAAACGCTTCAAGAAAACCGGTAGCGGTTATAAGCGCAAAAGCGCTCATAAAAGCCACATCTTGACCAAGATGACCACCAAACGTAAGCGTCAGCTACGTGGCACTAGTGCTGTCCATAAGTCGGACAAAGTTCTGGTTGACCGCATGTTGCGCGCCATCTGA